The Hymenobacter sp. DG25A nucleotide sequence GCGGCCGTGCTCACGGCATCAAACCCAATGAAGGCGAAGAATACGATGGCCGCGCCACCCAGTACGCCGCCCCAGCCGTGCTTATTCCACGCCGTGTACTCGCGCACAATGGTGCCCGCTGCGTTTTTCACTGGCTCTGCGTTTTCCGGAATCAGGTAAGGCGTGTGGTTGGCGGGGTTGATGAACTGCCAGCCTACCGCAATGAAAACCAGCACGATGGCTACTTTCAGCACCACTACCACAGCGTTGAACATAGCCGACTCCTGCGTGCCCTTGATGAGCAGCAAGGACAGGGCCACGATGATCAGCAGCGCGGGCAGGTTAATCATGCCATGCTGGGTTACGCCGTTTACAACGGCGCTTTCGAAGGGCGAGTGACTTAAGCTGTACGGTATACTGGTCCCAAAGACTTCTAAGAGCTTATTCAGGTATTCGCTCCAGGCAATGGACACCGTGGCGGCGCCCAGGGCGTATTCCATAATAAGGGCCCAGCCGATAACCCAGGCCACAAACTCGCCCATGGTGGTATAGGCGTAGGTGTAGGCCGAGCCGGCAATGGGAATCATGGCCGCAAACTCAGCGTAGCACAGACCAGCGAAAACGCAGCCAATAGCTGCCACAATGAAAGCCAGCGTTACGCCCGGACCCGAAGCCTGAGCCGCCGCTGCTGCCGTGCGCACAAACAAACCCGCACCGATGATGGCTCCCACGCCCAACGCTACCAGGTTGGCAGCCCCCAGCGTACGTTTTAGTGTGCCGTGGCCCGTGGAGTTGGCCTCGCCCAAGAGCAGGGCCAGCGGTTTTTTGGCGAAAATATTTGCCATAGAGGTGAAAAGAGAGAAGAAAGAAAGGTGAGTAGGAAAGAAACTGATGGTTGCCAGGCAGCAACGGCATGGCCAATATAGTCGATTATCCGGACTGGGGGGCAAATATGGTGGTTCGGGCCGGCATTCAAACCCGGATTAAACCTGGCACCTGCTTTGTCATCTAACTCGGCAAAACCATTCCACAGACTCACTTGCTATGAAAAAGATGCTTGCTTTGGTAGCCATGGCTGCCCTTTTTACTACCGCCGCTTCCGCACAAACCACCACTACCACTCCCCAGGGCCCGGGCACGCACCACGGCAGGGGCATGGGCATGGGCCACGAGAAGATGACGCCGGCGCAGCGCGCTGAAAAGATGTCGCAGCACCTGACCCAGCAGCTCTCCCTCTCGGCTGATCAAACCTCCAAAGTGCAGGCCATCCTGCTAGCCCAGGGCCAGGAAATAGATGCCATTCACACTAAATACGCTGCCTCTACCGACCGTAAGGCCGCTATGCCGGAGATGAAAGCCACCCGGGAAAAATACGAAGCCCAGCTGAAGGGCGTCCTCACCGCAGAGCAATACGCCAAGTATGATAAAATGCGCGACGAGAAAATGCAGAAGCATAAGTCCCGCATGAAGGACGGCAAAATGAAAATGAAGCACGACAAGATGAAAATGAAGGCTCAGTCCTAATTTCTGCTCTGTACTACGTACCACCGTATGCAAAAGCCCCGGCCGTTTGGCCGGGGCTTGTTGTTGGAGGATGTCCTGAAAACACGCGCCGTATTAGAACCGCATGGCGTGCGTCCAGGTGTTGTGCAGGATGCCGTAGCGCACCCACAGCAGCACAAACGGCTCGGTGGCGCGGGCTTCCTTAATACCGCCCAGGTCGGTGATGCGGCGCCAGCCCAGCTGCTGGAGCAGCTCCGTTACCTGCTGTTTAGCCCCGGCATCGTCGCCGCACAGGAACATGTCGGGCTCCCCTCCCCCGTTGGCGGAGGCCGGGTC carries:
- a CDS encoding amino acid permease, which codes for MANIFAKKPLALLLGEANSTGHGTLKRTLGAANLVALGVGAIIGAGLFVRTAAAAAQASGPGVTLAFIVAAIGCVFAGLCYAEFAAMIPIAGSAYTYAYTTMGEFVAWVIGWALIMEYALGAATVSIAWSEYLNKLLEVFGTSIPYSLSHSPFESAVVNGVTQHGMINLPALLIIVALSLLLIKGTQESAMFNAVVVVLKVAIVLVFIAVGWQFINPANHTPYLIPENAEPVKNAAGTIVREYTAWNKHGWGGVLGGAAIVFFAFIGFDAVSTAAQEAKNPKRDMPIGILGSLAICTVLYILFGHVLTGVANWREFADPALGGEASVTYAIKNHMPGFEWLSTAVTVAILLGFSSVILVMLMGQSRVFFSMAKDGLMPNAFSELHPRYGTPYKSNIALLIFVGGFAAFVPGSLAGDLTSFGTLLAFVLVSAGIWIMRRSDPAQHRPFRAPLSSPSFPLVPVMGVLVCTSMILALDSFTLKVAFGWMILGFIVYFLYGKRNSKLQQGIVVMPTEMDKVTVHE